From Diospyros lotus cultivar Yz01 chromosome 4, ASM1463336v1, whole genome shotgun sequence, a single genomic window includes:
- the LOC127800693 gene encoding prohibitin-3, mitochondrial-like, with translation MGSSQAAVSFLTNLTRAAFALGVGATVVNASLYNVDGGQRAVLFDRFRGVIDETIGEGTHFLIPWLQKPFIFDIRTRPHTFSSISGTKDLQMVNLTLRLLSRPEVSQLPRIFQTLGLEYDEKVLPSIGNEVLKAVVAQFNADQLLTERPHVSALVRESLIRRAKDFNIVLDDVAITHLSYGSEFSKAVEQKQVAQQEAERSKFVVAKAEQERRAAIIRAEGESESAKLISDATSAVGMGLIELRRIEASREVAATLSKTPNVVYLPSGNNMLLGLNPSMVGR, from the coding sequence ATGGGAAGCAGTCAAGCGGCAGTGTCGTTCCTGACGAACCTCACCAGGGCGGCGTTCGCCTTGGGCGTGGGGGCCACAGTCGTCAACGCTTCCCTCTACAACGTCGACGGCGGCCAGCGGGCGGTGCTCTTCGACCGATTCCGAGGCGTCATCGACGAGACCATCGGCGAAGGCACTCATTTCCTCATCCCGTGGCTCCAGAAGCCCTTCATCTTCGACATCCGGACCAGGCCCCACACCTTCTCCTCCATCTCCGGCACCAAGGATCTCCAGATGGTTAACCTAACCCTCCGCCTCCTCTCTCGACCGGAAGTCTCTCAGCTCCCCCGGATATTCCAAACCCTGGGCCTCGAGTACGACGAGAAGGTCCTTCCTTCAATCGGTAACGAAGTCCTTAAGGCCGTCGTCGCCCAGTTCAACGCCGATCAGCTCCTCACCGAGCGTCCTCACGTCTCTGCTTTGGTCCGGGAGAGTCTCATTCGCCGTGCGAAGGACTTCAACATCGTGCTTGACGACGTGGCTATTACGCACCTGTCGTATGGGTCTGAGTTCTCCAAGGCCGTGGAGCAGAAGCAGGTGGCGCAGCAGGAGGCGGAGCGGTCCAAGTTTGTGGTGGCCAAGGCTGAGCAGGAGCGGCGGGCTGCGATTATCAGGGCCGAGGGAGAGAGCGAGTCCGCGAAGTTGATTTCGGACGCCACGTCGGCGGTTGGAATGGGGTTGATCGAGCTCAGGAGGATTGAGGCTTCTAGGGAGGTGGCGGCAACTTTGTCCAAGACGCCGAATGTTGTTTACCTGCCTAGTGGAAACAATATGTTACTGGGTTTGAATCCTTCCATGGTTGGCCGCTAA